In a single window of the Streptomyces cinnabarinus genome:
- a CDS encoding MATE family efflux transporter, with protein MTQAPATPKAIRRRHDREIIALAVPAFGALVAEPLFVIVDSAIIGHLGTAQLAGLGVASALLMTAVSIFVFLAYATTAAVARRVGADDLPAAIRQGMDGIWLALILGAAVIAAVLPTAPFLVDLFGASDTAAPYATTYLRISALGIPAMLVVLAATGVLRGLQDTRTPLYVAIAGFIANAVLNAALVYGADLGIAGSAWGTVLAQCGMAAAYLVVVVRGAHRHGASLRPDAAGIRASAQAGVPLLVRTLSLRAILMIATAVAARLGDADIAAHQIILSLWSLLAFALDAIAIAGQAIIGRYLGANDTEGARQACRRMVEWGVAVGVVLGVLVVLSRPLFLPLFTSDASVTDAALPALVIVALSQPISGVVFTLDGVLMGAGDGPYLAWAMILTLAVFAPVALLIPTLGGGLTALWAALTLMMTVRLLTLWLRARSGRWLVTGATR; from the coding sequence ATGACACAGGCCCCCGCGACCCCCAAGGCCATCCGCCGCCGACACGATCGAGAGATCATCGCGCTGGCCGTCCCGGCCTTCGGCGCACTGGTCGCCGAGCCCCTGTTCGTCATCGTCGACAGCGCGATCATCGGCCATCTCGGCACCGCCCAGCTCGCCGGGCTCGGCGTCGCCTCCGCACTCCTCATGACCGCCGTGAGCATCTTCGTCTTTCTCGCGTACGCCACCACCGCGGCCGTCGCCCGCAGGGTCGGCGCGGACGACCTCCCCGCCGCCATCCGCCAGGGCATGGACGGAATCTGGCTGGCCCTCATCCTCGGCGCCGCCGTCATCGCGGCCGTCCTGCCCACGGCACCGTTCCTCGTGGACCTCTTCGGCGCCTCCGACACCGCGGCCCCGTACGCGACCACCTATCTACGGATCTCCGCCCTCGGCATACCGGCCATGCTCGTCGTCCTCGCCGCCACCGGAGTCCTGCGCGGCCTCCAGGACACCCGGACCCCGCTCTATGTCGCCATCGCGGGCTTCATAGCCAACGCCGTCCTCAACGCCGCCCTCGTCTACGGCGCCGATCTCGGCATCGCGGGCTCCGCCTGGGGCACCGTCCTGGCCCAGTGCGGCATGGCGGCGGCCTATCTCGTGGTCGTCGTCCGGGGAGCCCACCGACACGGTGCCTCACTGCGTCCCGACGCCGCGGGAATCAGGGCCTCGGCCCAGGCGGGCGTACCGCTGCTCGTCCGTACGCTCTCGCTGAGGGCGATCCTGATGATCGCCACGGCCGTCGCGGCCCGTCTGGGCGACGCCGATATCGCCGCCCACCAGATCATCCTCTCCCTGTGGAGTCTGCTGGCCTTCGCGTTGGACGCCATCGCCATCGCGGGACAGGCCATCATCGGCCGCTATCTGGGCGCCAACGACACCGAAGGTGCCCGCCAGGCCTGCCGCCGCATGGTCGAGTGGGGCGTCGCTGTAGGAGTCGTGCTCGGCGTCCTGGTCGTGCTCTCCAGGCCGCTGTTCCTGCCCCTGTTCACCAGCGACGCCAGTGTCACGGACGCCGCCCTGCCCGCCCTGGTGATCGTGGCTCTCTCCCAGCCGATCTCAGGTGTCGTCTTCACCCTGGACGGAGTCCTCATGGGCGCCGGCGACGGCCCCTATCTGGCGTGGGCGATGATCCTCACCTTGGCGGTCTTCGCTCCGGTCGCCCTGCTCATCCCGACGCTGGGCGGTGGACTGACCGCCCTCTGGGCCGCCTTGACGCTGATGATGACCGTACGGTTGCTGACTCTGTGGCTGCGCGCCCGCTCGGGCCGCTGGCTGGTGACGGGCGCGACCCGCTGA
- the rplI gene encoding 50S ribosomal protein L9, translating into MKIILTHEVSGLGAAGDVVDVKDGYARNYLIPRNFAIRWTKGGEKDVEQIRRARKIHEIQTIEQANAVKAQLEGVKVRLAVRSGDSGRLFGSVTPADIASAIKASGGPEVDKRRIELTAPIKTLGGHETSVRLHPEVAAKVNIEVVAA; encoded by the coding sequence ATGAAGATCATCCTCACCCACGAGGTCTCCGGCCTCGGTGCCGCGGGCGACGTCGTCGACGTCAAGGACGGCTACGCTCGCAACTACCTGATCCCGCGGAACTTCGCGATCCGTTGGACCAAGGGTGGCGAGAAGGACGTCGAGCAGATCCGTCGTGCTCGCAAGATCCACGAGATCCAGACCATCGAGCAGGCCAACGCTGTGAAGGCCCAGCTCGAGGGCGTCAAGGTCCGTCTGGCCGTCCGCTCCGGCGACTCCGGTCGTCTCTTCGGTTCCGTCACCCCGGCCGACATCGCTTCGGCGATCAAGGCTTCCGGTGGCCCCGAGGTCGACAAGCGTCGTATCGAGCTGACCGCTCCGATCAAGACCCTGGGCGGCCACGAGACGTCCGTGCGTCTGCACCCCGAGGTTGCCGCCAAGGTCAACATCGAGGTCGTCGCGGCCTGA
- the rpsR gene encoding 30S ribosomal protein S18, which translates to MAKPPVRKPKKKVCAFCKDKVTYVDYKDTNMLRKFISDRGKIRARRVTGNCTQHQRDVATAVKNSREMALLPYTSTAR; encoded by the coding sequence ATGGCGAAGCCGCCTGTGCGCAAGCCGAAGAAGAAGGTCTGCGCTTTCTGCAAGGACAAGGTCACGTACGTGGACTACAAGGACACGAACATGCTGCGGAAGTTCATTTCCGACCGCGGCAAGATCCGTGCCCGCCGCGTGACCGGCAACTGCACCCAGCACCAGCGTGACGTCGCCACGGCCGTGAAGAACAGCCGTGAGATGGCGCTGCTGCCCTACACCTCCACCGCGCGATAA
- a CDS encoding single-stranded DNA-binding protein, with the protein MAGETVITVVGNLVDDPELRFTPSGAAVAKFRVASTPRTFDRQTNEWKDGESLFLTCSVWRQAAENVAESLQRGMRVIVQGRLKQRSYEDREGVKRTVYELDVEEVGASLRSATAKVTKTAGRGGQGGGFGGGGGGGQGGGGWGGGSGGGQQGGGAPADDPWATGAPAGGQQGGGGGWGGNSGGSGGGGGGYSDEPPF; encoded by the coding sequence ATGGCAGGCGAGACCGTCATCACGGTCGTCGGCAATCTTGTCGACGACCCCGAGCTGCGCTTCACCCCCTCCGGTGCGGCGGTCGCGAAGTTCCGTGTCGCGTCCACTCCCCGCACCTTCGACCGTCAGACCAATGAGTGGAAGGACGGCGAAAGCCTCTTCCTGACCTGCTCGGTCTGGCGTCAGGCGGCGGAGAACGTCGCGGAGTCGCTCCAGCGAGGCATGCGCGTCATCGTGCAGGGCCGGCTGAAGCAGCGGTCCTACGAGGACCGTGAGGGCGTCAAGCGCACGGTCTACGAGCTGGACGTCGAAGAAGTCGGCGCGAGCCTGCGCAGTGCCACGGCCAAGGTCACCAAGACCGCCGGCCGCGGTGGCCAGGGCGGTGGCTTCGGCGGCGGTGGCGGTGGCGGCCAGGGTGGCGGCGGCTGGGGCGGTGGCTCCGGTGGCGGTCAGCAGGGCGGCGGCGCTCCGGCCGACGACCCGTGGGCGACCGGCGCTCCCGCCGGTGGCCAGCAGGGCGGCGGCGGTGGCTGGGGTGGAAACTCCGGCGGCAGCGGTGGCGGCGGTGGCGGCTACTCGGACGAACCCCCCTTCTAG